The window CCGGGTGTTACAGTGGAGAGGATAGTGGAGAGCACCGGTTTCCCCATAGACACGTCCATGGCCGTGGAAGCGGAACTCCCCACCCCCGGTGAGCTCCAGATACTGCGCGAAGAGGTGGACCCCCAGCGCCTCATCTGCCAGGTCATCCTGGAGGCGCCGCAGCGGTAAAGACCGTTAGAACCGTTAGAACCGTTGGAACCGTTAGAACCGTTGGAACCGTTAGAACCGTTAAAGCCGTTAAAGGTTATGGCAGATTTGGTTCCTATATCCCTGATGGTCTTCCGTCTACATCAGGGATCGTCCTTCTTTCGATCAAACGGCTCAAACCGTTCTAACGGTTCTAACGGCTTTAACGGCTCCTTTCTATTGCTAATTTCGCAGAATTAGGTTTATAATAAGGCAGTTTTCAAGGGACTTTAAAGTCCCTTTTTCATGTCGGAGGTATTATGAAGGTTCAGGTTGAAGCGCTCGACAGCGTGAGAAAGAAAGTTGAAGTTCTTCTTCCCCGGGAGACCGTTTCCGGGATAAGGGAATCCATTTATGATGAGATAAGAAGAAGTGCGAAGATCAAAGGGTTCAGGCAGGGAAAGGTCCCGAGAGCCATCATCACCCAGTACTACAAGGAATATATCGAGGAAGAGACACGGAAGAGGATGCTTCAGAATACCATGTTCGACGCGCTGAAAGAGGCGAATGTGGAGCCTGTCACGGAGCCAGTGGCCGATTTTCTGGAAGGCGACGAGCCGGGCTACACACTTGAATGCGAGGTTCTTCCCGAGATCGAACTGCCCGAATACAAGGGCGTTAAGATCGAGGCGGAGCCCATCAGCATATCCGATGAGGACGTGGAGCATCGCATCGAGAGCATGCGTCAGTTCCATGCCAGCTTCGAGGCGAAGGAAGGCGAAGCGACGGCGCAGAAGGGCGACTTCGTTATCATCAAGTACCAGGGATACCGTGACGGAGAGGCGTTGAAGCAGATCGCGGCTGACGGTTATCCCCTTGAGCTCGGGAACGCGATGCTCATGCCCGAGTTCGAAGATGCCGTCATCGGTATGAAGGAGAACGAGGAGAGGGACGTGGAGGTGACCTTTCCTGACGATTATCCCGACAAGGACATCGCGTCGAAGAAGATCCTTTTCAAGGTCACCATGAAGGAGATCAAGCAGAAGGTGCTCCCTGAGGTCAAC of the Syntrophorhabdus sp. genome contains:
- the tig gene encoding trigger factor, yielding MKVQVEALDSVRKKVEVLLPRETVSGIRESIYDEIRRSAKIKGFRQGKVPRAIITQYYKEYIEEETRKRMLQNTMFDALKEANVEPVTEPVADFLEGDEPGYTLECEVLPEIELPEYKGVKIEAEPISISDEDVEHRIESMRQFHASFEAKEGEATAQKGDFVIIKYQGYRDGEALKQIAADGYPLELGNAMLMPEFEDAVIGMKENEERDVEVTFPDDYPDKDIASKKILFKVTMKEIKQKVLPEVNDEFAKDMSFENLEVMRKGVREELVKEKEGFRKSELTRKALDTLLKDREIPVPKRFLEKRVHGMIEEAQSRYQTDKLSAEELQSMSERMHADFGKRAEERIKAEIVLARIAEKEGIKADDRDVEERLKTIAEDANKTYNEVKGIYEQYGLVAGLRDNIVEEKAIDFVLANAVVKDVPKEKE